A region of Salvelinus alpinus chromosome 24, SLU_Salpinus.1, whole genome shotgun sequence DNA encodes the following proteins:
- the selenow1 gene encoding selenoprotein W, 1, producing the protein MKMIRGSLRLIYFITTSNIKEIALHRQPFCNYYLSQRRAAATCDMGVKVHIIYCGGUGYRPKFTRLKTQLEDEFPGDLEITGESTPSTSGWFEVEVNGKLVHSKKEGSGFVDNEQKMATLVDAIDKVLGK; encoded by the exons ATGAAGATGATTCGTGGGTCGCTCCGCCTTATTTATTTCATAACAACGTCAAATATCAAGGAAATAGCCTTACACCGACAACCCTTTTGCAACTACTACCTCTCTCAGAGAAGGGCTGCAGCGACTTGCGATATGGGAGTCAAAGTTCATATCATCTACTG CGGTGGATGAGGGTACAGGCCCAAG TTCACCAGACTCAAGACACAGCTTGAGGATGAATTCCCAGGTGATCTTGAGATT ACTGGTGAAAGCACACCTTCAACCTCTGGGTGGTTCGAGGTGGAGGTGAATGGCAAGTTGGTCCACTCAAAGAAG GAGGGGTCAGGCTTTGTGGACAACGAGCAGAAAATGGCAACATTGGTTGATGCCATTGATAAGGTGTTGGGGAAATAA